From the genome of Gracilibacillus salitolerans, one region includes:
- the dnaA gene encoding chromosomal replication initiator protein DnaA produces MENIEDLWSNTLELIKDKVSKPSYDTWLKNTSVDQLKEDTVIISAPNEFTRDWLESRYTMIISDALYELTGAKLAVKFVIPESTDDTTEEFTQMKKKKTVPTQNSETSPKSMLNDKYTFETFVIGSGNRFAHAASLAVAEAPAKAYNPLFIYGGVGLGKTHLMHAIGHYVLDHNPTAKVVYLSSEKFTNEFINSIRDNKAVNFRNKYRNVDVLLIDDIQFLAGKEQTQEEFFHTFNTLHEENKQIIISSDRPPKEIPTLEDRLRSRFEWGLITDITPPDLETRIAILRKKAKAEGLDIPNEVMLYIANQIDTNIRELEGALIRVVAYSSLINQDIDASLAAEALKDIIPSSRPKVITIQHIQEEIGKRYNVKLEEFSAKKRTKSIAFPRQIAMYLSRELTDFSLPKIGEEFGGRDHTTVIHAHEKISKLIATDELLSKEIEEIKEQLKSM; encoded by the coding sequence GTGGAAAACATCGAAGATTTATGGAGCAACACTTTAGAGTTAATTAAGGATAAAGTAAGTAAACCAAGCTATGATACCTGGTTGAAAAATACTTCTGTTGATCAATTAAAGGAAGATACGGTTATCATCTCTGCTCCAAATGAATTTACAAGAGACTGGCTTGAATCAAGATATACAATGATCATTTCTGATGCTCTATATGAACTTACAGGTGCAAAATTAGCTGTGAAATTTGTCATTCCTGAAAGTACAGATGACACAACAGAAGAATTCACTCAAATGAAAAAGAAAAAAACTGTACCGACACAAAATAGTGAAACATCGCCTAAATCAATGTTAAATGATAAATACACATTTGAAACATTTGTCATTGGTTCTGGTAACAGATTCGCTCATGCTGCATCATTAGCAGTTGCGGAAGCTCCAGCAAAGGCATATAACCCTTTATTTATTTATGGTGGTGTCGGCCTTGGAAAAACACACTTAATGCATGCGATTGGTCATTATGTATTAGATCACAATCCAACCGCGAAAGTAGTGTATCTTTCATCTGAAAAGTTTACGAATGAATTCATCAATTCCATTCGTGATAACAAAGCTGTGAATTTCCGTAATAAATATCGTAATGTTGACGTCTTATTAATTGATGATATTCAATTTCTTGCTGGAAAAGAACAAACACAAGAAGAATTTTTCCATACGTTTAATACTTTACATGAGGAAAATAAACAAATTATTATCTCCAGTGACAGGCCACCTAAGGAAATTCCAACATTGGAAGATCGACTGCGTTCTCGATTTGAATGGGGACTTATTACGGACATTACACCTCCTGATTTGGAGACAAGGATTGCTATACTTAGGAAAAAAGCAAAAGCAGAAGGTTTAGACATACCTAATGAAGTGATGCTGTATATTGCAAATCAAATTGATACTAACATTAGAGAATTAGAAGGGGCATTAATACGAGTAGTTGCCTATTCATCTCTTATTAACCAGGATATTGATGCTTCGTTAGCAGCTGAAGCATTAAAAGATATTATCCCTTCTTCCAGACCAAAAGTAATTACGATACAGCATATTCAAGAAGAAATCGGAAAACGGTATAACGTTAAGTTAGAGGAATTCTCTGCTAAAAAACGTACTAAATCTATTGCATTTCCAAGACAAATTGCCATGTATTTGTCTAGAGAACTAACGGATTTTTCACTACCTAAAATAGGTGAAGAATTCGGTGGAAGAGATCACACAACCGTTATTCACGCACATGAAAAAATATCAAAGTTAATAGCTACAGATGAATTATTAAGTAAAGAGATTGAAGAAATAAAAGAACAATTAAAATCTATGTAA
- the recF gene encoding DNA replication/repair protein RecF (All proteins in this family for which functions are known are DNA-binding proteins that assist the filamentation of RecA onto DNA for the initiation of recombination or recombinational repair.): MYIQQLSLTNYRNYDHLFVQFDDKINVIIGENAQGKTNLMEAIYVLGFSKSHRTTKDKELIQWEQNYAKIEGSVFKRNQQFPLEIQFTNKGKKAKLNHLEQQRLSDYIGALNIVMFAPEDLNLVKGSPQIRRRFIDMEIGQIQPIYIYHLGQYVKILKQRNHLLKQLQRRKSNDLTMLRVLTDQIIEHAAIILEKRFIFMKRLRTWANEIHRGISRGIEDLDLQYAPTINVSEADEKENIVTVLKESFERLETKEVERGTTLIGPHRDDLIFHVNGKNVQTFGSQGQQRTTALSLKLAEIELIYQEINDYPILLLDDVLSELDDFRQSHLLDTIEGKVQTFVSTTSVDGIHHQTLEKAEIFRIDNGKIIE; the protein is encoded by the coding sequence ATGTATATACAACAATTAAGTTTAACTAATTATCGCAACTATGATCATTTATTTGTTCAGTTCGATGATAAAATAAACGTGATTATTGGGGAAAATGCTCAAGGGAAAACAAACTTAATGGAAGCTATATATGTGTTAGGGTTCTCCAAATCACATCGAACCACAAAAGATAAAGAATTAATTCAATGGGAGCAAAACTATGCTAAAATAGAAGGTAGTGTATTTAAAAGGAATCAACAGTTTCCCTTGGAAATACAATTCACCAATAAAGGAAAAAAAGCTAAATTAAACCATTTAGAGCAACAACGTCTTAGTGATTATATTGGCGCCTTAAACATTGTTATGTTTGCACCGGAAGATTTAAATCTGGTGAAAGGGAGCCCTCAAATTAGAAGACGTTTTATTGATATGGAAATAGGCCAAATTCAGCCAATCTATATTTATCATCTTGGACAATATGTCAAAATCTTAAAGCAGCGAAATCATTTATTGAAGCAACTTCAAAGGCGTAAATCAAATGATCTCACGATGCTACGTGTACTGACAGATCAAATAATCGAACATGCTGCCATTATTTTAGAAAAACGTTTTATATTTATGAAACGATTACGTACCTGGGCAAATGAGATACATAGAGGAATCAGCAGAGGAATTGAAGATTTGGATCTGCAATATGCTCCTACTATCAATGTATCAGAGGCAGATGAAAAGGAAAATATAGTAACAGTTCTAAAAGAATCATTTGAGAGGTTAGAAACGAAAGAAGTTGAGCGTGGCACGACCTTGATAGGTCCACATAGAGATGATTTGATCTTTCATGTAAATGGGAAAAATGTCCAGACTTTTGGTTCACAAGGTCAACAAAGAACAACTGCGCTATCTTTGAAACTTGCAGAAATAGAACTTATATATCAGGAAATTAATGATTATCCTATTTTGCTTTTAGATGATGTCCTAAGTGAATTAGATGATTTCAGACAATCCCATTTATTAGATACAATTGAAGGAAAAGTCCAAACCTTTGTCTCTACAACCAGTGTTGATGGTATTCATCACCAAACACTAGAGAAGGCAGAGATTTTTAGAATAGATAACGGAAAAATAATCGAGTAA
- the yaaA gene encoding S4 domain-containing protein YaaA, protein MEEKIEISTDYIPLGQFLKLANILESGGMIKVFLQENGVYVNDELETRRGKKLYPGDTVYVEDVGTFVVTKSAE, encoded by the coding sequence ATGGAAGAAAAAATTGAAATTTCAACAGATTATATCCCTTTAGGACAGTTTTTAAAATTGGCCAATATTCTTGAGTCGGGTGGCATGATTAAAGTTTTTTTACAAGAAAATGGTGTCTATGTAAATGACGAGTTAGAAACACGTCGCGGTAAAAAACTTTATCCTGGGGATACAGTCTATGTAGAAGATGTTGGTACGTTCGTTGTAACAAAAAGTGCTGAATAA
- the dnaN gene encoding DNA polymerase III subunit beta — translation MKIVINRDKLMESIQHVTKAISSKTAIPILAGLKIQATHNGITLTGSNSDITIESFIPVEEEGIQFIDEIEQGEIIVHAKYFPEIIRKLPSPTVQINVDEQLQITIQSGHAEFHLNGQDAEEYPQMSQIQTDTHFELPINLLKNMIKQTVFAVSTSETRPILTGVNLKVEEEQLHFIATDSHRLAASKIPLQDVINNFPFDQVVIPGKSLNELSKILDDTEDKIQISISENQIAFQNNHLYFLSRLLDGKYPETSRLIPEESKTVIHADTKTLLQAVDRASLLAKDNHNNVIRLQTKDQEIVEISSNSPEIGKVEEEITVAKMNGEELKISFSSKYMIDALKIMETEQVKIEFTGAMRPFIIKPIDHDQILQLILPVRTY, via the coding sequence ATGAAAATTGTAATAAATAGAGATAAATTAATGGAAAGTATTCAACATGTAACAAAAGCTATTTCATCGAAAACTGCCATTCCTATTTTGGCTGGGCTAAAAATCCAAGCGACACATAATGGTATAACGTTAACGGGTAGTAACTCCGATATTACAATTGAATCTTTTATTCCAGTAGAAGAAGAAGGAATTCAATTTATTGATGAAATTGAGCAAGGAGAAATTATTGTTCATGCGAAGTATTTCCCAGAAATCATAAGAAAATTACCTTCTCCAACCGTTCAAATAAACGTAGATGAACAGTTGCAAATCACAATACAATCTGGTCATGCTGAATTCCATTTAAATGGACAAGATGCCGAAGAATATCCGCAAATGTCACAAATTCAAACCGATACACATTTTGAATTACCAATTAACCTATTAAAAAATATGATTAAACAAACTGTATTTGCGGTATCTACTTCTGAAACACGTCCGATTTTAACTGGGGTTAATCTTAAAGTGGAAGAAGAGCAACTGCATTTTATAGCAACAGATAGTCATCGTTTGGCTGCAAGTAAAATACCTTTACAAGATGTAATCAATAACTTTCCCTTTGATCAAGTTGTTATTCCGGGAAAAAGTTTAAACGAATTAAGCAAAATTCTAGATGATACAGAAGATAAAATTCAAATCAGTATTAGTGAAAATCAAATCGCATTTCAAAATAATCACTTATACTTTTTATCACGCTTACTAGATGGAAAATATCCAGAAACTTCACGCTTAATTCCCGAAGAAAGCAAAACCGTGATTCATGCTGACACAAAAACACTTCTGCAAGCAGTGGATCGTGCATCATTACTTGCAAAAGATAATCATAATAATGTTATTCGACTACAAACCAAAGACCAGGAAATTGTTGAAATTTCAAGTAATTCACCAGAAATAGGGAAAGTAGAAGAAGAAATTACCGTAGCTAAAATGAATGGTGAAGAATTAAAAATATCATTCAGTTCAAAATATATGATTGATGCATTAAAAATAATGGAAACAGAGCAAGTAAAAATAGAATTCACCGGAGCAATGCGACCATTCATTATTAAACCAATCGATCACGACCAAATATTACAACTAATCTTACCAGTCAGAACATATTAG
- the remB gene encoding extracellular matrix regulator RemB: MFIHIGDDHVIQSKDVIGIIDYSLVTSSSINEEMLDELKQKQQVIVSDEELTKAVVITADNVYYSPLSVLTLKKRASMISTISRLEDYSENSDEE; encoded by the coding sequence ATGTTTATTCACATTGGGGATGACCATGTTATTCAATCAAAAGATGTGATAGGAATAATTGATTATAGTTTAGTAACATCTTCTTCCATAAACGAAGAGATGCTAGATGAATTGAAACAAAAGCAACAAGTAATTGTATCGGATGAGGAATTAACGAAGGCAGTGGTTATTACTGCTGATAATGTATATTACAGCCCGTTATCAGTCCTAACGTTAAAGAAAAGGGCAAGTATGATTTCTACCATTAGCAGGTTAGAGGATTATTCTGAAAATAGTGATGAAGAATAA